aataataaataacatcaTCTCAAAAGACAGTTGACTGTCCTGAATTTCTGTGTGTATTTGAACTACATTAAACCAAGCTTTAACGTAAAGAGTATTTGTCATTCTGTTTGTATGATAATGGTAGGTGGTGACATTTTGGGCACATGGTCCTTGATTTGTCACCAATCAGTAAAGTTAATTGTCTTGGTGCAGTGAATGCACCAAAGTTAGTGTGCTTAAACAGATGCTTATCACCTTCAACATTGATTAGTTAGCTAAGAAAGTACAATCTGCAAAAAGGCATGGAATTTTCCAGTAAGCATACAGACGGGCGTGTGTATGCATGTGTTTGAATGAGTGGAAAGATTGCCCTAAAAAGAGAACCCTCATGTGTGACAGTTTGTCGGCGCTATCTTTAGATGACTGAATTAATAAGAAGAAAGGAAACCGGGGACAGCGTACTCGTAAAATCTGTAGTTGTTTCAGTCAACTCTGACTCTAAATCAGAAATGTGTTGAACTGGGCATCACAAAACAGTATGAGGCACAATGGGACAATAATGGTTGTGTTTAGTGGTGATAAGGGTGTGGTATTGAATAGCAGTGTGGAATATGACAGCAATTTTTTAGGCCTACCTGGTGATGATGCAATTCTGTGTATAATTTCTATTGTCAGCATTAAAATTTACTTAATATTATGTTTTGTGCTCAGAAAAGAATCAGCGTGTCAGCTATAACACACACTTTTGTTACAAAAGCAAGTGCCTTCCATTTCTGATTTATATCTTTATTCACATTTCATTGTTATTGAGCTGCTACTGAATATTTAAAGGCACTGTGAAAGTACCAGAGATGTTCTTTAATTGAATAATGTGTTGGCAAAGTGTAAGAGCTAGATAAGCTGAGTGGATGTTGATCGGGTTTGCTTGGCCTGTTTCTATTCAGTCCCTCTCAATTACATCACAAGCACATACCAAAGAATCAGATAGGTCAGCCATTAGATGATCAGACAATTGGGGTTAATGTGTGTTAACAAGGCCAGTTCCATACATATAACCAACTTTAAAACTTGAAAGATTTTAGCAATGAAAATATCATCAAAGCCTTATTTGAATTTGTTGACAAGTAGCATATTGCAGCTGACACAAGAGACCTGCCATTGGGGAATCTATTGTTAAGATAACAGGGTTTCATCATTTAGATTCACTTGTCTCTAAGGATGATGCATTGTTCAGTCAGTCACTGCTTTATAAAGCCTCATtaccatttttgttttaaatctaAACAATGCATAATGTTTGACGTCTATTGAAAGCAATGGAATAAGGAATATTTTGTAGAATGCCCCTCTTGCATCATATATTCCTAATAGGACTTGTAGTATTATGCAAGTGTGTACAATGGAACAGCATGGCATTTTAAACTGTATTCGGAATGTTGATCATTCCTACTCAATTCCATTGTTCCAGTTCATGTATACAAGTAAAATCACATATTTTAGATTTTGGATCCAAAGTGGTGAACTTTAGCACCACCTGCTCATCCTGCCTGGCATGCAGCGGGGGTCTGAGAGCGAAGGGCACTCAAGAAAGaggtcaaacacacacatgcaaacataACTCCATCTGTTATTTTATTTGAGGAGGGCCTCAAGCAGGTGTAACTTGGAGTAGGACAAATTGTGCAAAACCTGCTCTGGAAACCCACAAAAACGAAAAAAAGCACAATTCTGCCTTTCCCCCCACAACTGATTTTGCTCTGCAAATGACGTTTTGAGGCAACAAAGGCCCCTCTCACTTGTGAACACTCTCACACAACGATCGCTTTGCATACAGCTCCAAAACAGTGCTGCCTTGTGCAGAAAACAGAAGGCGTGACGTTATCTTTTTGAATCGTGACTAAGCAGAACAATTAGCCTATagtctcacacaaacacactgtcaAGTATGCACACAAATGCGCAATTTAGCTCAAATGGTTTAGGTGATGTGTAGACACAATGATACAGATTATTATTGCCCAATAAGATAGATCTGGCCTGTGGTGATGTTTTTAGGACAAAAAAGCAGAGACAAGTGGGAGGGGATAAGATGGTGATACAGAGAGAGAaatcaagagagagagaggatcgAAGAGAGTGATACGCATGATGAGAAGGGCAAAGAAGACAATGGACAAATGAGAAAGGAAAAACAGTGAATAACCAAGCACACAAAAACAGGaagtgtgcttgtgtgtgtatataacaGCAGGCCTATATTATTATTTAGGTCTGCAACTATGACTTTGAGTGTTGTTTGAGCGCTCAGGTTAATTTGCTTGCATGTTACGTCTTTGATGTTGTAAGGACAAACTTTGAAAATCTTTCTCTCAGAACTCCCAGCAACACACCAgtggtattttttttaaatcaaaatcacTACATATGCTTTtgtaaacaatatattttgaaCATATTGTCAAGGAAAGAAACTGAGAAGATGACATTAATGACAGTGTATCAGTGTGAAAAAGTCAACAAAAGGAGGTTGTGGTGATAATCCACATTTAGTCTATTGGAAGGTTATTGTAATGCTGGGAGAATTTAGGAGATTGAAGCGAGAAGGAAGAAATCTAATAATGGCTCCATTTTGCCACAGACAAACCTGTCAGATAATAAGTGATGTGGGTGAAGACCTGACAGGAACTACTCTGTGCGAATCATGCAAAAATTCATCACATACAAATGCAATGCACTGAATGCTGTGCACTGGTTGAGTGTAATGTGCTATCACTGCCTGTATATCTGCCTGTTGCAGCTAGGACAGCTGACATTCGTATGCTGTTTAACAAAgtgttaagatatttttaaacagTTTTCTCATTCAGTTATCTGTGTACATGTACTCACACTTACACGTCCTTGAAAAATCAAGCATTGTTGGTCACAAACATAAGGTATGTTTTGCATGGTGGGACTAGTATGAGATGCTGGTTGCTGATCCCCAGCATTGGAAGCGAAGGCGCTGGCAGACCAGCTACACCAACTCAGTTTTACTTGAGAACAGAATGATCTGGACCAACATGGAATTcgtgctggtttatgctggattTTTAAGCAGGGTTTCCTAGCAGCAGGCTTtcctattcttttttttttttttttttacttttctacCATTTCATGTAAATACATAATGTGTGCATGCGGTGGTGTTAGAAATCTAGAGAGGAAAAAAGAGATTTCTGCTGACACCGCTGCTTATTTTGCTCTTTTTAAAATCCATGCTGTCACTCTGAGTTCGCCATGCAGGCAAAAAAGAGCTTTGGTTCCCAAAGATGTCCAATTACTCCACGGACATTAAAATGCTCCCCACAGGGCTGACAATTCAGGCCTCATCACACTCCCACCAAAAAACCCTCTCTGTCCTGAATACAAGTAAAATAGTTTAACCATGATATCTTTAACTTATAGTACTTACTTACTATaacttaagtattttttggcCTGTAATTTGATCCCACTCTACATTACTCTACTTTTAGATAGAGCTGCTAGTTGTCATACCTTAAACTggaattaatttgtttttgctGGATTTATTGCATATAGTCCACTTTAAAACACTTTATAACTGCAGTTCAGATGACCTTTGCAATACTGTATTGAATATTTCATACAGTGACATTTAAGTGGCACTACTAAGAGAAGATTCATGTTTGGGGCAACATAGATGGATTAAAAAAAGATCAGCTGGCTGCGTACAGTTTGAAGTGATTTTATGAGGCATTATCAAAGAAAGATTTTCAAAGACTTTGTTtgaaaagacgaacaaagactttctttgccaaaaaatattcatgcagaaatgtgtcaaattcaaaattaaacctatgcatattttcatttatacaACTAAATGTAATAATTCTTTTTCATCCAATCTTTTAGATTTCTCTGGTCAAACATCCAGCTCTTCAGCCTCAACTCCAACAGACAGTGCCTCCAGTCCTTCTCCCAGCAGCCCTCCAAAACTCTCCCCACTATCTACTCCTTTTGGACCCCGTCTGGTAATGGCCAAACCAACCACTTCTCCTCGCCCACAGCCTGAGGGTGCAAGTTTTGACTTAGAAGGGCATTCTGGAACTTTCGGCCGACCAATGGGGCGGTTTGGCAGAGGAGCCTACAGACGAGGTCCTATGAAAATGGAACGCATCAAAGTCCTGACTGGATCAGAAATAGAAAGTGACTTTCAAGAGCCAGAGACCATGGACTCAAGGGTGGTAATGGGGCAAGAGGCTTTGCTGAGAAACATGGAGACACAGAGTGGAATGCTGCTAGGAAAACAGATAGGTCAAGAAATGTCTAGTTCAGGACACCAGCCCTCAGAACCCTTCAAGAAAGGTCATACTGGGCTGGATGAAAAAGCAAAACTAGACACTGGACAGGTGAGTTCTATTGTAGATCAGGGTAAGAGTTTGACTTCAGTCCCAGAACAGGAGAAAACCATAAGTCAGACACTTGAATGTCAAGTCCTAGAGTCCAAAGTGGGAGACGCCGAATTGACAGACAGCAGTACTCTTTTCCCAGACAATGAGGGAGAGCCACTGTCTTTATCTCAGGGTGAAGTGCCTTCCTTGTCATTTTCCGAGCCTCCCTATGTTGTTGACCCACAACGCATCGGTGTCCTTCCAGGACTAGATCCTGATCGCTACTATACAGCCCCTTCCACTCCCATTAAGATGGCTTACTGCTCACATCTCAAGCAACAATGGCGCCCAGGGAGCCCAAGCCAAAGTCCGGGTTCTCCAACTGATGAGTCTGATCTGTGCTCCCCTCCTACCTCTCCCTCTGGCTCCTACATGACTGCTGAGGGAGGCAGCTGGACTTCATACACCTCCAGCACCTCCCACTCCTGCTCCCCAAACTTAACAGCTGAGACAGAGTTGCAAGAAGCTCCTGCTTGCTACGTGGAGTCCCTCTCAGAGATAGGCGATGAGCTCGGAGATGAGCGAACTGGTAATGAGAGAGATGCTTGCCTGGGTAAACCTGATATGCCAGAGTTGCTGGAAGATGTGGCCTGTGAGGTGGATACACTAACAAGAGACACATGTAGGCCTCACTGGGTGACAGAACATGTTTCTATACAAgagagcagcagcagcaagaaaAACACAGACTACCAACAGGACACAGTGATGCCTGATGGCTCTCTTAGGCCTAGAAATTTCCAGAGAACCCATGATGCAACTCAAAGCTTTAATGATCCACATCACAGTCTTGAAATGAATTTTAATGCCTGTTTCTCAGAGCCATCTATGAGCCTGGATCCCCTTCTAACACCAGAGGATAATGCAACTTCTGCACTTGATGGAGAGAACAAAACCCCTGTCACCCACTCTCCAGAGACTGTAGACGTAGACAGTAATAGTGTATATCTTGAGATAGGATCCTCTGTTCCTCTGTTCCATGGCTACTCTAGGGAGGATGGGCCAGAGAGTGATGCAATGATTCCTGCTTCTATGTTGCCTTTCCATGGAAGCCTGATATTCCAGGCAGATTCCATGGATATAACCCTGTTCCCCACAGATGATGAGCAGGGGAATGATGTGGATGCATATGctgctggagaagaggaagccGATGTAGATGAGTATGATGATGAGGATGACGAAGATGAATGTGACGATGAAGATGTGAAAAATGATGACAATGATGCTGAGCAGAAAGCTGAGGCAGCTTTGAGGGGTGAAAGAGGAGTGGAAGACCCAAATGAAGACGACACCTCTGCATCTTTTCTAAATTCCCTTTCAGAGAACTCAATAAACGAGGGTGTTGATGAGTCCTTTGCTTATCCAGATGACACTGAGGAGTCAATTGATTCCACGTCTTATAATGGGGATGAAGATGACCATCTGTACTGCACAGAGAAGCATGCTGAACTCTCCCAGCAGTTCCCTGGGCCAGATGAACCCGTACAGTCAGTAAGCCATGCAAAACCTGAATCCTCTGGCAGTGAGAGTGAAATGGAGATATCCTCCGAATCATCTGAGCTCCTACATGTAGAATTGCAAGGGAATCTGGCAGACTGCAATGTTCATGATGAAAGTGTAATTGCACAACAAACTTCAGATACAAAGTTGCTTAAGGGTGAGCTTTCAAAAGGATTGACTCTACAGATCAAAACAATGGATGAGCAAGGCAAACAGAGTACAGATCCCTCAACAGTCATGGTAACATCAGAGAAAGGACAGCAGATCCCCACAGATAATCCAACATCATCTGTTGATCAAGACAAAGTAAAACAAACTTATGGTACAAATGACTCCTGTGTGGCAGGTGCTACAGCTGCTGACGTATGCTACGAGGCTAATGTAGGTGATAGCCAGGAACTGGATcaaaaaaatggaaatagcATGGACTTGATGGACACATCACTGCAGCTAGCTGAAACTGCAACCAATGACCTAAATAAGGGAGTCCCCCAACTAACATATCTTGATGACTGCAGCCCCACAAACATTCCAGTTTGTGCCTATCCTGAACTGTGTGAGGTGCCAGATAACTTAACTTCAGCTGATGTTTTGCCATTTGAACGTTCCATGAATCAAGATAATCTGACAGAGAATCAGCCTAGCAATGATGTAAACCATAGCTCTCAAAATATGTCCTGCTCCACATACAGCAGACTTGTTATTTCTCCAAAGAAAGAGAACTCTGAGAGCAGCATTACAGAAAGGGAACTTTACACTGAGAGCTGGACACCAAGGGAACCCTTGTCTTTAGGTGAATGCTGTGACTTTGAAGCTGAAAATCTGCTCATGTGTGAAATAGCAAGATCAGTGCACAGTAAGGGTTTGTCTGTCGCTCATAACATTGAGGCTGGAGAAGACATAATAGGTGATGATGAGGACAACAACCGATATTGTGACCTCCAAGAGAAGATGGCAGACATTGATGTTGGTGTGGTTGAGTCAAACATTGCCAGCTGGAGATCGATCCAAGATCTCTCAGAGGCTGGAGGGGGTGAGGATGATGCAAATAACCTTCAAAATCCAGATAGCAATCCGATCATACATTGCAGTTCTGATAAGGGTCTGGTGTCATCGTGGAATGATCCAGAAAAACCTTGCACACCCCTAATTCTTAGTGGTACATCAGAACTTGCATTGAATATGCTTTCAGATGATGGAAAAGATGTGAAAGATCAAACTCCAAATACAGACTTCAACATTCCAGAGGATTTATCTCCAGACACATTAAGGAAGGAAAATGCTGAAAAAACTTCAACAGACTCAACAGAAAAAACTTCAGAACAGCCTCAGGATCTGGAATCTTGTCAAGAACCTGATAAAGTCTCATTAACATCAGCCATTTCCACGGAACACATTGATCTCTGTGGATCTTCTTCAAAAACACTAATTTCTACCCAAACAGATCATCTTGGTGCAGTTTCAAACCAGGGTCATTCAAATTCTCAACAAATTACCCAAACAAACACCAACTCTGTCTCGCAAAACAAGCTTGCATTCAACTTGCAAGGGGGATCATTTGGCACCTTCACATTCAGAAAGAAACCAACTGATATAAAGACTGTGGACTCCTTAGAAACAGCAGTTCTCCAACAGAGTTCTGTCTCACATAAAGAGACATCAGATTCAAATGATGGGGCTTCAAATGAGGTTATGGGGGAGAAAGTAATTCAATTAAGAGGAAACATCAAAAATGAAACTGTAAATGATGAATCTAAAAGCACTGACAGACAACTTGAACAAGAGACTACAACTGGCCCTCAGGATCAGAAGAAAGATAAATTTGACTCAGATGAGAGGGGGGAAAATGGAACAAAAACAGGTCAAAAGAGTGAGGCACAAGATTTTACAGAGACTGTTTCATTTCTGGAGCAGAACAAAAAGCTTGATGGTGATTCACATAAATCAGGTCTTTCTCAAGCTGAGAGTGATGAGGCAACACCAAAAACAGCACAGAATGCTAATTCAGGTCATGCCACAGAACCAAAGGTAATTGATCCCCTTAAAACCAACATTGCAGCTTTAGCCTCAATGGATAATGAACAGATCCAGTGCCAAGAAAAGGAAATAGAGACTACCGGTAATCAAGTGGCAAGCTTTGATATATGTTCAGTGAGAGAGGAATTTGGTGAAACTCAGCATAAAGAGGATGATGTCTCTATAGCAGAGAACACTGAACCTGTTCAAACACCAGAACAATCAATTTTTCACTCTCCTGACCCTAGCTGTATTGATCCAAATGAGTCTGTTCACACAGAACCAGTGGTTGCAACTCAGACAACAGACCTTACAAGGCCAGATGAGCAGAAAGGACTTTCAGACAGTTCTTTGAGCAGATTAAGTTTGACAGAAAACACAAGAGACATCAACGACAATCACGTAAGGGGCAGTTCACCCCTCAGGGTGGACAGCTCAGAACAAGACAGGGTCTCTCCCACATGTTCATCCACAGTTGTCCAGGAGGAAGATCTCTCCACCCCCATTCAGGAGTCACAGCCTGTCcatgacatttcccaaacatcTGATGTCCTCTCACATATTCAATCACCTCCAGACAACAAACCCAGCCAGCCTGACTCTGAAAGTCCCCTTCAAACCACTGGAATATGCAGTATGGAATTAGCAGCATGGGAATCTGAGGAACAAACACAGACTTTGCTTCTTATTCAAGACACATGCCATCATGAAAGTCAGAGAACAGTCATGACTGCAAAACCATGCAGATGTGAGAACACTCCAGGTAAATTATTTCTTGTTTCtttaattgttgttttttttttcatcctagGAATTACTAGTATTTaactatatacatttttttcttgagtAGTATGTATGGGACACAGAACAGAACAGTCCCAGCCCACAACATCCATTGGACAAACAGACAGTCCCCGTGCCCAAAGAACACTGAATGAGTCAGATGAGATAGAGACTCTACCTTGCATCAGTCCAAGACCAGAATCCTTGGTAAAAAGTCAGCAAAACCAAGCTGAGCGACAGAGTATAGAGCAAGATTTATGCTCAAATATCTACAGATCAAAAGGCCCAGAGGACATGGATCTCCCCTTCAAAAACAACAGTATGTGCATCATCTGTTTTAGCCATAAGGAATTAGTATCTTCCTCAAGTATCTTCTTTATGGCTTCTAAAGAAAAGTAGTTTTAGTGTTTaattttttctgtcttttagTAGGTTCGGGTAATGAAACAGACAGTGATGGTTCAGTGCCTGAGTTAGAGGAACCCAGTGGCACATTGCCGAGACCCTCAAATCCACAGGTGAGCTGTAGATTGGTGAGCCATCTTCATAAACTGCAGTACAGATATAACCCACACTCTAAAAGTAATTCTTTGTCTTAACCTCATTCAACTTCAAAActtataaaataacacttaatttcagcatttatacTCACCGGTTCCAGTagctcattttaattatttaaactgaacAAGAAGCAAAGATCACTTTTGAGAGCATAAGCCAGAGACCCAGCAAAAATATACTTGCATGCGTCAATGTAAAACCATGCAGTATTTTATGCAGTGTTTCTATCTAGTTGAGTGTACTGTATGAACAATGTTAGGTCCTACCATGCTCTCTTCATACTTCATATCATAATTTTTTCCTCTCATAGTTATCTCACTCTCCTGCCGACGAGTCTGTTAGCAGAGCTAAGCAGAGTCGAAGTGAGAAAAAAGCAAGAAAGGTGGGACTGCACATCCACAAgcacattttatgcaactttaagACTCACTGTATTGTGCACAAAATCTCTGACATACTCTCTTTTCCTCCATGTGGTCACTATTTTAACAAGGCGATGTCAAAGCTTGGGCTGAAACAGATCCACGGAGTGACACGCATCACCATTCGGAAGTCCAAGAACATTCTCTTTGTTATTACACGTCCAGATGTGTTCAAAAGCCCTGCCTCAGATATTTACATAGTCTTTGGAGAGGCCAAGGTTGGTCTTttcccattaaaaaaaaaaaaaaaaaaaaaactttatatgCAATAAGAAAAAGATATCTTCCAAAAGCGACAGTGGCAAAGATTTCCTTGCAAgatgaatatttaaatatttctatcTTGATCTGTGTTCATTCATCTGGGCTTTCGGTCTGTCTCTTCTTCTCTTTGTAAGATCGAAGACCTCTCACAGCAGGTTCACAAGGCAGCAGCAGAGAAATTTAAGGTTCCTCTTGACCCCTCACCTCTGCCATCAGACATCACACCAAGCCTGACCATAAAAGAAGAGAGTGAGGAAGAAGAAGAGGTACAAATCCTTCATTTCCTCCATGAAAGGAGAAGAtcagccaaaaatgaacattttgtcattatttactgacCTTCAttcattccaaacttttgacttaTTTCTTATATGGATAAAATACTAATACCaggagtaaataatgacagaattttcatttttgggtgaacccatATGCTTGAATGAATTAAGGTGAACAACATTCTCTTTCTCTGTTTGTAAGCTGGATGAAGGTGGGCTGGAGCAAAGAGATATCGAGCTGGTGATGGCACAGGCCAATGTTTCCCGAGCTAAAGCAGTCCGTGCCCTGCGCCACAACAAGAATGACATTGTCAATGCCATTATGGTGAGAGATTGCTTTTGTATTAAACATTCAGAATTTGTACTTACTTTTACACTAGTACACTACTTCCAATTCAAAATCCCATAAAAAGTGCACTATAATAGAGTCCCTCATATGTATATTTTGCCTCTTTTGGACCTCTCATAAACTTCTATTGTTCCTAAATTGAGCAAACAAACTAACCTGAACCCTACTTTTGGCATTTTTAACTGTGAAGACATAATTTAGTCTCTTTATTAAGTTTTTATTAAATCAGTTTTTATTAAATCGTTTTACACATTTTACCCTGCAAATACAGTGATagttcacaaacacaaacaaaccttTTGATTGATATTGATATTTCACCTTTTGTGTCTGTTCTTAGGAGCTGACCATGTAAGAGAGGAAAATACATCTTCCCCGCCCCTTGCGTGTTTTCTTTCCCAAGTAATGCTGCTATACTGCACCCTCCTGCTGAAATAAATCTGTTACAACCAGAGCTGTTTGTTTCCCAACATTATCTACAAATCACATAAATGCACCTTAAAGACAAAAAATGTATAGTCAAACATTTTGAACATACACACTTTTAATATTGCCTTAATGGCTCGGATGGTAGATCAGAGGATTGTAGAAATAAAAGCTTAAGTCCTCAAAACTGATGGTTTGAATCtgacctgattttttttttttttttttttagaactttCCCTTGGGGTATATGCATTTATCTTATCTTGCAAGCAGAAATTGTGGCACTGAAATTGATTATAGAAGTGTTTTTAGCTATCCAAAGTTGTAATTCTTTCAGCAAACTGTACAGATTGTGCAACTATGCACAATGACATCTCATAGACTAATTGAACTTTCAAATTTAATTCATTTCAATTTACAAAGACAGAAGAAGAAATCAAACAAATAGTGAAGAATGACCAATCATAAAGGGATGAATGTTACCAAAACTGATTAGATCTGTGTtcatttcattcataaaaataatttctaATACTGTTATGTTGACATGTACATACTCAAATATGTGGCACACAATGACCTTACCACTATGAAAGTATAGTTTTATGAGTTAATTGTATAACAAGCATTAGCTATAACATTTTAGGTTTAACGTATGCCTCTTTGTGTTCAAgttaataaaagcctaaaaATGTAAAGTTAAGCTGTTTATTCAAGTAAGACCTGTATATCAAAGGCAACCGAATCCTGCGCTGCACAGTCGCCGTTTGGTCCTCCAGGTAAAAGTCTCTCCAATTTCAGCTGTTCCCTGTCCTCTTTCGGTTCCCCTCCCTTTGATCTCATTGTGTCCAGCTACATTTGGATCAGCTTTTAGGGGGCAGGACATTGGCCTGGAAGTGGCCCTGATTGGTAATGTTGCCAGCAGGGAAATAACGTGCCACTACGAAGGTAGAACCATCTGAGGCCACAGCTTTACCCACACCGAGTTTCTTTGAGCTTTTCCACACCACTGCAGTGAAGTGACCTAGAACAAAAAGATGATTCTTTCTTACATTAATTGGTGTGTATTATAGCAAGAATCAGGATGTCTGTGTGGTTGTCACAAAGTGTTTATGCATGTTTGACTCACATAAACCATGTGGTAGTTGTGTTAGTGTTCAGTTAAATATTTATACCCTGAGAGAGAGTGGAAACATTTGAGTGGAATGAGGGACTCTagtacattttattcatttggcagttGCTTATCCGAAGCTAATTACTGGTGATTTCATCACTTTGTGTTTTCCCTGAGAACGAACCCACGGTTTTGGTTTTGACCAACTGAGCTATAGAAACAGCCGTTCCTAGATTTCCAACCACACATTTACAGATTTAGAGTCAGtaccagggttgccaggtctgcacAACAAAACCCCGCCCAATTGCTAATCAAAGTTAGTCCAAAGCTTgtacacaaaaactaccctcggcaaaaatgtaaaagtagTGTTGCCAGAATTGGGTTCTGGCAGGCGTGGCAACGCTGGTCAGCACATGTTATCCACAATCTATATAGTCACTTCAGAGGATTTTGCATCAGCTGCTGTAAAATTGGTAATCTTTCAAATATGTTCTGCCCTCTTGAGGTGGTGAGTAGTATTACTTATTTTCTGCAGGCTGAAACTGATGACAGGTAACGTGAATTAAAAACTGAGGGGGTGAGTTAACAGCTGCAAGTGAGACATCGCACTGTAAGAGACTTTTCATGACTGAATTTTATGGAGAATTTCCTGACCCCGGGAGTGCTTTGGAAAGCTTCATTCCAATAGGATGAGTCACATCTGAGATTCCAGAATATACTATTACACCGACTGGGCCAAACTTATCtactgtatgtgtttgttaACTCTAAACCAAGGGTGCTCAATCCTGATAATAGAAATTAACACTCCTGCAAAGTTtagtttaataaaaaattactaTGCACACTACAACAAATATGTACAGCAGGATATGCTGTCATGCCCTAGTGcttctgttttaaataaattaatacatttgaaatgttaaaGTCTTTTTGAACCAGAAGTTGTGATAGAAATTCAGTATTGTGCCATATTTCCGAGTGAAATGTAATActgattaagaaaaaaatagagGGCAGGGCTCGATTTTAGTGCACCTCCTCACCATCTTTAGCATTTAAGGATGTTCtgcccaagccg
The Chanodichthys erythropterus isolate Z2021 chromosome 2, ASM2448905v1, whole genome shotgun sequence DNA segment above includes these coding regions:
- the LOC137027091 gene encoding NAC-alpha domain-containing protein 1-like isoform X1, translating into MLPFHGSLIFQADSMDITLFPTDDEQGNDVDAYAAGEEEADVDEYDDEDDEDECDDEDVKNDDNDAEQKAEAALRGERGVEDPNEDDTSASFLNSLSENSINEGVDESFAYPDDTEESIDSTSYNGDEDDHLYCTEKHAELSQQFPGPDEPVQSVSHAKPESSGSESEMEISSESSELLHVELQGNLADCNVHDESVIAQQTSDTKLLKGELSKGLTLQIKTMDEQGKQSTDPSTVMVTSEKGQQIPTDNPTSSVDQDKVKQTYGTNDSCVAGATAADVCYEANVGDSQELDQKNGNSMDLMDTSLQLAETATNDLNKGVPQLTYLDDCSPTNIPVCAYPELCEVPDNLTSADVLPFERSMNQDNLTENQPSNDVNHSSQNMSCSTYSRLVISPKKENSESSITERELYTESWTPREPLSLGECCDFEAENLLMCEIARSVHSKGLSVAHNIEAGEDIIGDDEDNNRYCDLQEKMADIDVGVVESNIASWRSIQDLSEAGGGEDDANNLQNPDSNPIIHCSSDKGLVSSWNDPEKPCTPLILSGTSELALNMLSDDGKDVKDQTPNTDFNIPEDLSPDTLRKENAEKTSTDSTEKTSEQPQDLESCQEPDKVSLTSAISTEHIDLCGSSSKTLISTQTDHLGAVSNQGHSNSQQITQTNTNSVSQNKLAFNLQGGSFGTFTFRKKPTDIKTVDSLETAVLQQSSVSHKETSDSNDGASNEVMGEKVIQLRGNIKNETVNDESKSTDRQLEQETTTGPQDQKKDKFDSDERGENGTKTGQKSEAQDFTETVSFLEQNKKLDGDSHKSGLSQAESDEATPKTAQNANSGHATEPKVIDPLKTNIAALASMDNEQIQCQEKEIETTGNQVASFDICSVREEFGETQHKEDDVSIAENTEPVQTPEQSIFHSPDPSCIDPNESVHTEPVVATQTTDLTRPDEQKGLSDSSLSRLSLTENTRDINDNHVRGSSPLRVDSSEQDRVSPTCSSTVVQEEDLSTPIQESQPVHDISQTSDVLSHIQSPPDNKPSQPDSESPLQTTGICSMELAAWESEEQTQTLLLIQDTCHHESQRTVMTAKPCRCENTPVCMGHRTEQSQPTTSIGQTDSPRAQRTLNESDEIETLPCISPRPESLVKSQQNQAERQSIEQDLCSNIYRSKGPEDMDLPFKNNIGSGNETDSDGSVPELEEPSGTLPRPSNPQLSHSPADESVSRAKQSRSEKKARKAMSKLGLKQIHGVTRITIRKSKNILFVITRPDVFKSPASDIYIVFGEAKIEDLSQQVHKAAAEKFKVPLDPSPLPSDITPSLTIKEESEEEEELDEGGLEQRDIELVMAQANVSRAKAVRALRHNKNDIVNAIMELTM